A genomic window from Glaciihabitans sp. INWT7 includes:
- a CDS encoding cytochrome b/b6 domain-containing protein → MALAETMSGFRESRWFKLVWIVPVVLVGLFLLVLAARGIRASDGGQSFLRSFPGASQLPSFAPVGFPAWLAWQHGLNAFFLLFIIRSGWLVRTTKRPDAYWTRNNSGLIKTPGQPVRISLNLWMHISIDTLWLINGALFYVLIFSTGQWTRIIPTRWDVFPNAISAGLQYASLNWPAENGWVNYNALQVLSYFLVVFIAAPLALVTGIRMSPGLAARFKPIDRVFPLPVARAIHFPVMVFFVAFIVVHVTLVLATGAINNLNHMYAVNNGYSWAGFWIFAASIVLMVAAWIGAKPIVLRSIAGNFGRVGR, encoded by the coding sequence ATGGCACTCGCAGAGACGATGTCCGGCTTTCGCGAGAGCCGGTGGTTCAAACTGGTCTGGATCGTGCCCGTCGTGCTCGTCGGGCTCTTCCTGCTCGTGCTCGCCGCCCGGGGCATCCGTGCCTCGGATGGTGGCCAGTCGTTCCTCAGGTCGTTTCCGGGTGCCTCGCAATTGCCGTCTTTCGCCCCGGTCGGATTCCCCGCCTGGCTGGCCTGGCAGCACGGGCTCAATGCTTTCTTTTTGCTGTTCATCATCCGCAGCGGCTGGCTCGTGCGCACGACGAAACGACCGGATGCCTATTGGACCCGCAATAACTCCGGCCTGATCAAGACCCCGGGACAGCCGGTGCGCATCAGCCTCAACCTGTGGATGCACATCTCGATCGACACGCTGTGGCTCATCAACGGCGCGTTGTTCTACGTGCTCATCTTCTCCACTGGGCAGTGGACCCGCATCATCCCCACCCGCTGGGACGTCTTCCCCAACGCCATCTCCGCAGGCCTCCAGTACGCCTCCCTCAACTGGCCGGCCGAGAACGGCTGGGTGAACTACAACGCGCTGCAGGTGCTCAGCTACTTCCTGGTCGTCTTCATCGCCGCACCGCTCGCCCTGGTGACGGGCATCCGCATGTCACCGGGACTCGCCGCCCGCTTCAAGCCGATCGACCGGGTCTTTCCGCTCCCGGTCGCGCGCGCGATCCACTTTCCGGTGATGGTGTTCTTCGTGGCCTTCATCGTCGTGCACGTGACTCTCGTGCTCGCCACTGGCGCGATCAACAATCTCAATCACATGTACGCGGTCAACAACGGCTACAGCTGGGCCGGATTCTGGATCTTCGCCGCGTCGATCGTGCTGATGGTGGCCGCGTGGATTGGCGCGAAACCGATAGTGCTGCGCTCGATCGCGGGCAACTTCGGACGCGTGGGTCGCTAG
- a CDS encoding HAD family hydrolase: MTDSWLVALDIDGTLMREDGVVSEDVIAEVQRVRDAGHEVMLATGRSVSMTLPVLEKFQLTPRYVVCSNGAITLGRDADAPSGYSRIAVDAFDPTEVLATIRESLSGASYAVEDEEGFYRYTGSFPDSTLGATSEQVPFEQLGAHLATRVVVISPEHQIEDFLSIVEKMGLHKVTYNVGWTAWLDIAPDGVNKATALERVREWLDIPRSRVIAVGDGRNDIDMLRWASGEGRGVAMGQAPDEVLAVANEVTLSDLDDGIAELFRTF; this comes from the coding sequence GTGACAGATTCCTGGTTGGTCGCGCTCGATATCGACGGCACCCTGATGCGCGAGGACGGTGTCGTCTCTGAGGATGTCATCGCCGAGGTTCAGCGCGTGCGCGATGCGGGCCACGAGGTGATGCTCGCCACCGGGCGATCGGTGTCGATGACCCTTCCGGTGCTGGAGAAGTTCCAGCTGACCCCCCGCTACGTGGTCTGCTCCAACGGCGCGATCACCCTCGGGCGCGATGCCGATGCGCCAAGCGGCTATTCGCGCATCGCCGTCGACGCGTTCGATCCGACCGAGGTGCTCGCCACCATCCGCGAGAGTCTCAGCGGTGCGAGCTATGCGGTGGAAGACGAAGAGGGCTTCTACCGCTACACCGGCTCCTTCCCGGACTCGACCCTCGGAGCCACGAGCGAGCAGGTGCCGTTCGAGCAGCTCGGCGCACACCTGGCGACGCGCGTCGTCGTCATCTCTCCCGAGCACCAGATCGAGGATTTCCTCTCCATCGTGGAGAAGATGGGGCTGCACAAGGTCACCTACAACGTGGGCTGGACGGCCTGGCTCGACATCGCTCCGGATGGCGTCAACAAGGCGACCGCCCTCGAGCGGGTGCGCGAGTGGCTCGACATCCCGCGCTCGCGAGTGATCGCGGTGGGCGATGGGCGCAACGACATCGACATGCTGCGCTGGGCATCCGGAGAGGGCCGCGGGGTCGCGATGGGCCAGGCTCCGGATGAGGTGCTCGCCGTCGCGAATGAGGTCACGCTCTCGGATCTCGACGACGGCATCGCGGAGCTGTTCCGCACGTTCTGA
- a CDS encoding MarR family winged helix-turn-helix transcriptional regulator encodes MPGSTPLSSDPIAEAKRQWLSHGWAGAADGMAAVTSLMRAQQLMLGRVEGTLKPFGLSFARFEMLTLLSFTKDGQLPMASAGARLQVHPTSVTNTVDRLERDGLVTRSAHPTDGRATIVTITPAGREVVAGATPALNSTVFEQPGMSGQDLSELIRILARFRRQAGDFVDPPVPPDPL; translated from the coding sequence ATGCCAGGTTCGACCCCCCTCTCCAGCGATCCCATCGCCGAGGCGAAACGCCAGTGGCTGAGCCACGGCTGGGCCGGAGCCGCTGACGGCATGGCGGCCGTGACTTCCCTGATGCGCGCCCAGCAACTGATGCTCGGTCGGGTGGAGGGCACTCTGAAGCCGTTCGGGCTCTCATTCGCCCGCTTCGAGATGCTCACACTGCTCAGCTTCACCAAAGACGGCCAGCTGCCCATGGCCAGCGCCGGCGCGCGGCTGCAGGTGCATCCGACCAGCGTCACGAACACCGTCGACCGGCTCGAGCGCGACGGCCTGGTGACCCGATCCGCTCATCCGACCGACGGCCGTGCCACCATTGTCACGATCACGCCGGCCGGGCGCGAGGTCGTCGCGGGGGCGACCCCCGCCCTCAACTCCACGGTCTTCGAACAGCCGGGGATGTCGGGGCAGGACCTCTCCGAGCTCATCCGTATCCTCGCGCGCTTCCGGCGTCAGGCCGGCGACTTCGTGGACCCCCCGGTGCCGCCGGATCCGCTGTAG
- a CDS encoding electron transfer flavoprotein subunit beta/FixA family protein, with product MKIIVLVKQVPDTWGERKLDTSTGQLDRSASDAVIDEIDERALEVALQYKDSHDAEVIALSMGPSTVTEILRKSLAMGADAALHVKDEALSGSDLSRTAAVLAAAITKSGFDLVIAGNEATDGRGGVIPAMIAEHLRLPSMTYLDSVEFAADGISGVRGDEHGTVAVHASLPAVISVTEASAEARFPNFKGIMKAKKKPLDVWTLADLGLDSSGVAPSTEVTSTTERPARTAGKKIVDEGNAGNELAEFLAAGRLI from the coding sequence ATGAAGATCATCGTGCTGGTGAAGCAGGTGCCCGATACCTGGGGCGAGCGAAAGCTCGACACCTCGACGGGTCAATTGGATCGCTCGGCGAGTGACGCCGTCATCGACGAGATCGACGAGCGCGCGCTCGAAGTCGCCCTCCAGTACAAGGACTCTCACGACGCCGAGGTCATCGCGCTCTCGATGGGCCCCTCGACCGTCACCGAGATCCTTCGCAAGTCCTTGGCGATGGGGGCGGATGCCGCTCTTCACGTGAAAGACGAAGCCCTGTCCGGTTCCGACCTGTCTCGCACGGCCGCGGTGCTCGCTGCCGCCATCACCAAGAGCGGCTTCGACCTCGTGATCGCTGGAAACGAAGCGACGGATGGCCGGGGCGGCGTCATCCCGGCCATGATCGCCGAGCACCTCCGGTTGCCGAGCATGACCTATCTCGACTCGGTGGAATTCGCGGCGGACGGTATCAGCGGAGTGCGGGGCGATGAGCACGGCACCGTGGCCGTGCATGCCTCGCTGCCCGCGGTGATCTCGGTCACCGAGGCATCCGCAGAGGCGCGCTTTCCCAACTTCAAGGGCATCATGAAGGCGAAGAAGAAGCCGCTGGATGTCTGGACTCTCGCCGATCTCGGGCTCGACTCCTCCGGAGTCGCGCCGAGCACCGAAGTCACCAGCACGACCGAGCGCCCGGCGCGCACCGCCGGAAAGAAGATCGTCGATGAGGGGAACGCCGGCAACGAGCTCGCAGAGTTCCTCGCCGCCGGACGCCTGATCTGA
- the serS gene encoding serine--tRNA ligase, whose product MIDPQLLRDNPEVFKASQRARGESGGLVDVAVDADVKRRSAISESESLRATQKTLGKQVAQATGEEKTRLLGEAQGLAARVKELAQVAADAEAEFTRSVRGIANPIIDGVPAGGEENFVTLREVGDKPVFDFEPRDHLELGEKLRAIDMTRGAKVSGSRFYFLRGIGARLEIALMNLALDKALSEGFEPLITPTLVRPEIMDGTGFLGAHSDEIYYLPADDLYLTGTSEVALAGFHSDEILDLSAGPARYAGWSTCYRREAGSGGRDTRGILRVHQFNKLEMFSYVLPENAEAEHDKLVSFQESMLQACGLSYRVIDVAAGDLGSSAARKFDIEAWVPTQGEYRELTSTSNCTTFQARRLDIRYRLESGKTTPVATLNGTLATTRWLVAILETHQQEDGSVRVPPALQPYLGGLEVMEPVA is encoded by the coding sequence GTGATTGATCCGCAGCTTCTCCGTGACAATCCCGAGGTTTTCAAGGCATCGCAGCGGGCGCGAGGTGAGTCCGGCGGGCTCGTCGACGTGGCCGTGGACGCCGACGTGAAGCGACGGTCCGCCATCTCCGAGTCGGAGAGCCTCCGGGCGACTCAGAAGACCCTGGGCAAGCAAGTGGCCCAGGCGACCGGTGAGGAGAAGACCCGTCTTCTCGGCGAGGCCCAGGGCTTGGCCGCCCGCGTAAAGGAACTCGCCCAGGTCGCCGCGGATGCCGAGGCGGAATTCACCCGCTCGGTGCGCGGTATCGCCAACCCCATCATCGACGGCGTACCGGCCGGCGGCGAAGAGAATTTCGTCACCCTTCGGGAGGTCGGCGACAAGCCGGTGTTCGACTTCGAGCCGCGGGATCACCTCGAGCTCGGTGAGAAGCTCCGAGCCATCGACATGACCCGGGGTGCAAAGGTCTCGGGCAGCCGCTTCTACTTCCTGCGCGGCATCGGCGCGCGCCTCGAGATCGCGCTGATGAACCTCGCCCTCGACAAGGCACTGTCCGAGGGCTTCGAGCCGCTCATCACGCCGACTCTGGTGCGGCCGGAGATCATGGACGGCACCGGATTCCTCGGCGCCCACTCCGACGAGATCTACTACCTGCCCGCCGACGACCTCTATCTCACCGGCACCAGCGAGGTGGCGCTCGCCGGATTCCACTCCGACGAGATCCTCGACCTCTCGGCCGGCCCCGCCCGCTACGCCGGCTGGTCCACCTGCTATCGCCGCGAGGCCGGGTCCGGCGGGCGCGATACCCGCGGCATCCTGCGGGTGCACCAGTTCAACAAGCTCGAGATGTTCAGTTATGTGTTGCCCGAGAACGCCGAGGCCGAGCACGACAAGCTCGTCTCGTTCCAGGAGTCGATGCTGCAGGCGTGCGGCCTCAGCTATCGCGTGATCGACGTCGCAGCCGGGGATCTCGGATCCAGCGCCGCCCGCAAGTTCGACATCGAAGCCTGGGTGCCGACGCAGGGCGAATACCGCGAGCTCACGTCCACGAGCAACTGCACCACCTTCCAGGCGCGGCGCCTCGACATCCGTTACCGCCTCGAATCGGGCAAGACCACGCCCGTCGCCACACTGAACGGCACGCTGGCCACCACACGCTGGCTCGTCGCCATTCTCGAGACCCACCAGCAGGAGGATGGCTCGGTGCGCGTGCCGCCCGCCCTGCAGCCGTACCTCGGCGGCCTCGAAGTGATGGAGCCGGTCGCGTGA
- a CDS encoding electron transfer flavoprotein subunit alpha/FixB family protein produces MSLALAFIETSASGEIRNTAAMLIAAAAKLGTPVAVVVAAPGDGAAMSSQLGALGAAQVYVAETDQVGSLLIAPHIAALEAAAAALQPSAIVLAHSIDGREIAGRLAVRLATGLLVDVVDVRADGDAVIATHSVFGGAYTVEATVPGGGPAIVTVRQGAIDARAEAASPALTTQAITVDAEPAAVIDAVHAVVVATDRPELRGATRVVSGGRGLGSQANFVLVEQLADALGAAVGASRAAVDAGYVPQTSQVGQTGITVSPQLYVALGISGAIQHRAGMQTAKTIVAINKDADAPIFDIADFGIVGDVFTVVPQLIDALGKRAE; encoded by the coding sequence ATGTCACTTGCACTCGCCTTCATCGAGACCTCCGCCAGCGGCGAGATCCGCAACACCGCAGCGATGCTGATCGCCGCCGCCGCCAAACTCGGCACGCCCGTCGCGGTGGTCGTCGCGGCTCCCGGCGACGGGGCTGCGATGTCCTCGCAGCTCGGCGCGCTGGGTGCGGCCCAGGTCTATGTTGCGGAGACCGACCAGGTCGGCAGCCTGCTCATCGCCCCACACATTGCCGCGCTAGAAGCGGCGGCTGCAGCGCTTCAGCCGTCGGCGATCGTGCTCGCCCACTCGATCGACGGTCGAGAGATCGCCGGACGGCTCGCCGTGCGCCTTGCGACGGGCCTGCTGGTGGATGTCGTCGACGTGCGCGCCGACGGCGACGCCGTCATCGCCACCCATTCCGTGTTCGGCGGGGCGTACACCGTCGAGGCCACGGTGCCCGGAGGGGGACCCGCGATCGTCACCGTGCGCCAGGGCGCTATCGATGCTCGTGCCGAAGCCGCTTCCCCTGCCCTCACGACGCAAGCGATCACCGTCGACGCCGAACCGGCCGCTGTGATCGACGCGGTGCACGCCGTCGTCGTCGCAACGGACCGTCCCGAGCTGAGAGGCGCGACCCGCGTGGTCTCCGGGGGTCGGGGACTCGGTTCGCAGGCCAACTTCGTGCTGGTGGAGCAACTCGCCGACGCACTCGGCGCCGCGGTCGGTGCATCCCGGGCGGCAGTCGACGCGGGCTACGTGCCGCAGACCAGCCAGGTCGGCCAGACCGGCATCACCGTTTCGCCCCAGCTCTATGTCGCGTTGGGAATCTCCGGGGCGATCCAGCACCGGGCGGGGATGCAGACCGCCAAGACGATCGTGGCCATCAACAAGGATGCCGACGCGCCGATCTTCGATATCGCAGACTTCGGTATCGTCGGCGACGTGTTCACCGTGGTGCCGCAGCTCATCGACGCCCTCGGCAAACGCGCAGAGTGA
- a CDS encoding 1,4-dihydroxy-2-naphthoyl-CoA synthase, whose product MAFVSELFDPTVWREVDGFGELTDITYHLDAEGQVARIAFNRPEVRNAFRPQTVDELYRALDHARQNTGVGVVLLTGNGPSHKDGGWAFCSGGDQRIRGRDGYQYADGSASTGRLHILEVQRLIRTMPKVVIAVVPGWAAGGGHSLHVVCDLTIASAEHGRFKQTDADVGSFDGGYGSAYLARQVGQKFAREIFFLGQEYSAQRAYDMGAINAVVPHAELETTAVEWARTILGKSPTSIRMLKFSFNAVDDGLAGQQVLVGEATRLAYGTDEAVEGRDAFLEKRDPDWSPYPWQF is encoded by the coding sequence ATGGCTTTCGTCTCCGAATTGTTCGATCCCACCGTCTGGCGCGAGGTCGACGGCTTCGGCGAACTCACCGACATCACCTACCATCTCGACGCCGAGGGCCAGGTCGCGCGCATCGCGTTCAACCGACCCGAGGTGCGCAACGCCTTCCGGCCGCAGACTGTGGATGAGCTCTATCGCGCACTCGACCACGCCAGGCAGAACACGGGCGTCGGTGTCGTTCTCCTCACCGGCAATGGTCCGAGCCACAAAGACGGCGGCTGGGCATTCTGCTCCGGCGGCGACCAGCGCATCCGCGGTCGGGACGGCTACCAGTATGCGGACGGCAGCGCATCCACCGGCCGCCTCCACATCCTCGAGGTGCAGCGCCTCATCCGCACGATGCCCAAAGTCGTGATCGCGGTGGTTCCGGGCTGGGCTGCCGGCGGCGGGCACTCGCTCCACGTCGTCTGCGACCTCACGATCGCGAGCGCCGAGCACGGCCGCTTCAAGCAGACGGATGCCGACGTCGGGTCGTTCGACGGAGGCTACGGCAGCGCCTACCTCGCCCGGCAGGTCGGGCAGAAGTTCGCGCGGGAGATCTTCTTCCTCGGCCAGGAGTATTCCGCCCAGCGCGCCTACGACATGGGGGCGATCAACGCCGTCGTGCCGCACGCCGAGCTCGAGACCACCGCCGTGGAGTGGGCGCGAACCATCCTCGGCAAGTCGCCCACGTCCATCCGCATGCTCAAGTTCTCGTTCAACGCGGTCGACGATGGGCTCGCCGGCCAGCAGGTGCTCGTCGGCGAAGCCACACGTCTCGCCTATGGCACAGACGAGGCGGTGGAGGGCAGGGACGCCTTCCTCGAGAAGCGCGACCCCGACTGGTCGCCGTACCCCTGGCAGTTCTAG